DNA from Methanospirillum lacunae:
GCGGAATGAGTTATGGGTACAGACAAACAGAACTGTTTTTTTGGTATCAGCCATGCTGAGATCTACCTCCTGATACCAGATGAGCATTTCCTGATGACTGGATCAGATCCTATTGTTTTTTTAAAAACAAAACTTTCGTAAAATAATTAAAGGTGAGCAAAGATTAATTCTGAACGTACTTTTCTAAAACACTTCGTGGCATAAAGTAAACACTCTGGATCCTTCCAGAACCTTTTACATTACATTATATATGTGATCACATGGGACTAATTGACATGCGAGTCCTTGCAATATCAGGTAGTCCTCTAAAAAACGGGAACACAAGCAGGCTGATCAATGCAATCGTTGGTGACCTGGAAAAGAGTGACATTACAGATCTGAAGGTAAAGGAGATCTCTCTTGCAGGCAGTTTAATCCGCCCATGCAAATCATGTCGCAAATGTATGAAAGAAGGGCACTGTGTCCTGAAGTCAGATGATTTCTCCAGGATTGTCCGTAGGATGAAGAAGAGCGATCTTATCATCATCGGTTCGCCGGTATATTTCCATGATGTTAATGGACAGATAAAGAACTTGATTGATCGCTCATATTCACTCTGGCATGAGCGTCAGCTGAAAGGTAAAAAGGTGATACCAGTCGCGGTCTGTGCAGAGAGTGGTGATGATCGAACACTTGAAACCCTGAAAATATGGGCC
Protein-coding regions in this window:
- a CDS encoding flavodoxin family protein, whose translation is MGLIDMRVLAISGSPLKNGNTSRLINAIVGDLEKSDITDLKVKEISLAGSLIRPCKSCRKCMKEGHCVLKSDDFSRIVRRMKKSDLIIIGSPVYFHDVNGQIKNLIDRSYSLWHERQLKGKKVIPVAVCAESGDDRTLETLKIWAQAQEMKIIRTVSGRGFKAGDVLKDKSAMNQVSDAAKSVAGEVKSEKNN